AGATTTGTATTTCACCAGTTTAGTTGTGTTGGAAAGCTTTGTTGGTAAGTTTAATCAATTTGACTTAATATTTGTAGTTAAGTAACGACATTTTAGTGAAATAACCTGTGGATTGATAATTTCGATAGTGAGGAATGGGGATGTGTGTTTTGTGTTGACTCTGCTGTTGATCAAAATATGTAGGTCCTATTTTATGGTAGGCTAAAactttaaattgttttaacTACCAGCTGATATTGTTTGTGTAAGTATggtgtaagtaggaacttacgTTTACTGCCTAAGTTTTTTATATTCATacctttattaatctaagattcTTACATTGAATTACCTATAAGTAAGGTCCTAATTCATATGTGATAAAATCTACTTATCTTAGAGTTATCTGTGCATCATTAGGTGCTTGCTTTGCTAGGCGGGATGTAGGTATCAATtacattttaagtttaaattagGTACCTAGGCTCTTTAAGAGTAAAGAAACCAAGAACGGTTTCTTTGCATGGTTCTTGCATTGTTCGTCGTTTTGCTTACCTtgataggtaagtaggtacctactattacgACCAGCCTCAGTAGACTAAAGAGCCccgtttaatattttatgtaaactcAGATCCTCCATACCTACtttctaaaaaaacaaaaaaaggttGGTTAATTAGCTCTAATTCCATACACTTGAATAAAGGATATCTATCCAGTCAGCTTATAACAAGGCCAAGTCGACCACGGGCCACTCGATCTCGTAGGCCTGGCGACACATAAATTTAACAGTCGGGCCAAACAGTGTGCTTCAGTCGTTAACGACGGGCCACTTACATTTCCTATTTCAGTTAGGTACTGTGATTTTTGTATTTGCTGCGTATTTTCAAACGTAACAGTACTTGCGCGGGCCACTTAAAATTCTTTCGCAGTGGCCCGCGGGCCTGGGGTTGAGCCTTGACATTTTTTTCatcgtaggtaggtaggtaggtacctggtGTTAACCCGGCGAGGATGTGGTACAAAAAGTATACATCGGGGATGTGGAGGGTCTTTATGACCCTGTATTTGATTTGTAGATTTTTGCCTACTAAgtgataatttaaataatatttatcaagaaacttaagtaggtacctaatagttagtaattaaaggaTTTAAATCGAAAAATTCACCAATAGCCATTTACATGTTTAAATAATACAGCTATTCTAAAAGTCTAATAAATTGTGAAATTTGAGttaatttgtaacaaaaaagcaatttcatcatatttcaaatattagttagtattttcTGTTAATCATTATCTTATAtcattaaatattcataattagTCTTGTAAGGTACAAATCGGCTCATTGTTAATAAAATAGAGCAATGTGTTTTTGGCAAAATTTCGACATTTTTGGGTTTGCGGACGTCTATTTTCTTTCACCGGCGACTATCGACTGAATAGTGGTGTTCAAAAGGGAGCAGAGTTCAATTACTCCAGCTACTGAGACCTTCAACAGCACACAGCTACGGGATAAATAACTGTACTCAAAAATAGGAAGGTTGGGGTCAAATTGACCCCTCCACATCCTCGCCgggttaagtaagatgcagtctaggatggtataggtatctgccctgtaagtgcctattcactctctccTTGAAAAGGCGGATTATAGTGTAGGTAACAtgaataataggtacctacttatccaCGGACATTCCACTTTAAAGTTTCTGAGAAGTTGTTTGTAACACATTCACATTACCGTCTTTAAGAAGGTAACCCGAAACGATAAGTGGCGATGCCAAATTGTACCTAGGTTCTTATTTTATTAGgttacgtaggtacctacttacttctaTTCGATCAATATCGGGTCAGCGCAAAAATTACGTTATTCGTGAAATTAACAGCGCACTTGAGGGCacaaaaaacattatcgcgcgctGTCAGTGTTTAAAAAATCGTGACTCAAACTAACTATGTATcgctataccaaatttcatcaaaatcggttcaggcGTGAAAGTAAAGGCGCGTGTAGGTACACGGGTGATATTTTTGTCGCCaccacatttaaaaaaaaaagagacattATTGTCACGGTGGAAAAAGTCACCCATGCGTTTGAGAGACAAGCTTTCTTTTAGTGGGTTGGTAATTTTTAAAGAGTACCTAGGTGTAGGTATGTACTTCAACTTAGCAAATAAGTGTGACTGTGAGGCGATACTTTTGTAAACCATCACATAAACCATGAATATATTAATTGCATTGTTTTGGACACAATAATATTATCTATATTGTactttgtacctacctatttatcaGCATGACACACCCACATTAACACGACGGATGTGCTGTTTGTGTGAAACATCGAATGAGTGAACTAACTGTTGGTTGAATAACATCATTATTAAGTAGTTCCATGAAATTCACACTCTTATAAGTAGGTAGAACTACGTGCTCCAAGAGAAAACATTTCATTATGTTTAGCATTATTAAAATAGACGGCGTATTTGGAGGTagggtaggtaggtaaatgTGTGTGTGTAACATATCCCGTTATATCTGACAACTACCTATCTGAAAATTGACGGTATTGTTCTGTTAaaatataggtacagggtggaattttgtaatgccacccgAAGGGAAAGTAGGTACTACGAaagtagataggtaggtactcataaGGCTGTAGGTAGATAAAAAATTTACTCATAGaaaacattaggtacctactttatttttaaaaagaaagagaactgcattcaaagattttccgaaagaaagtttatttatgtactaggtaggtaggtacctacactacCTACCTAGTACCTTTAAAAGTATTCTGTGGATGGGAATTTATGCTAACACGCGTTTGTAAcgtttatttacaatattgttaCACATCCTAAAAGTGATATATGTATAACTAAAAAGCCTATTTTGTTACTGTGAATATGTAAAGTTAACCTTTGACGCTAAGCTATTATGCCGTGTATGGGGCTCTCCCTCAGAtcatctatgatctgaggaaaCAGGTCACAGATTTGGATCCGTCTACCCATACATAcctaatacattttttatgtaaatttattaataagtacaccatcaatttatttatgtattattttatcgAAGTACTACTTAATGCTTTTCTAATTTCAGAACAAACATGTGTCTCAAAGGAAATAACTGTGGCATGAAACTGGAGACAGGATCGCTGGTCTTCGGAATCGTAGCCTCTGTAAGCTTTatgatattttaaactttcatgttgcatttttatgacatactagcggccgcccgcgacttcgtacgcgtggatcccgttttattcCCTTTcaatttttcctgaattttctttactataaacctcacggagcccgagacctttccaacgaatgcaaaaccgtggaaatcggttcgtgcgttctggagttatagcgtcagggaggaaaacccgacttatttttatataaggtgttattttttgtactgatcatactttaccaacgcatctaataaaatcatacaaatacaacccaagtgtttttaaaaaaaaattcaggctagtttttgtttttacttttcctaacaaaaaaaagatattatttttacaaccatcctgtcttcactcactgcctctctctctttctttactcatttcattcatacgagtacgaacaatggccgcgcgcattcattcaacgttcacacacataaaggttagattacactaaacctacgttaccaaaaattatcactcgtgagtatgtacgatgttacgtcatgttaataggtactacgcgatgggagaaacaaaatctagctacataagtaggtaaataagtgtattttcattagtgtaatagcgggggacttttccaacgaaccgaggcgaatcatccgcgttaaactagaaatttaaaaaaggatagaaattggaattcaatatctacggtttcgtaatgcctacgcaatttatttagagacgtaataaaaaattgataggtacatacctattactacttcgcttcgcttcagtggaaatgcaccctaatattgaatatgaataggtgttgtaaataaaactcactgatcaatttccctggttttaattcctaaattatgatttgccatcacactttagattcattgattttacttattcacacatttacctattttgaatgttgttatttaaagttcctaggttattattacactaatcacaatacattttgaacgtcaagcctttgttgaatgttcacgtaaacactgtcttgcactgtctaatctagccacgatcgaattgaggtaatgctttcgggctgcacacttgcttgctgttcactagacaccacgtcggatgttgtattcacaattcgcgcactaacttctttacggaaaaagtccctttcgcgtaaacaagcactcatctgtccaaatcacactgtaggtatgtacctaggtagacttccgcaataaccatcgatagaactaggtcgcggtcgtggccctctggcaacaactccttgataaggcattccgtatttttacgcaaaagccgccgtctgcggcgctcgcatctgggtaccgccagcactgtgccggtgattgaaattgaaatccagaacttcgtcctcgaagcgcacggaatctcgtcaagtcaggatacggctgcgctccctgaagcgctgcgcggctccaaacaagcaaggtatgaaggttttcgactcgtcaatgtttctcgtcggccagttagtgtgcccgaaacataatttcacctgcgttttgttattgatcaagcgcggcattgtaataaatcacacatacactgcaatacgtttgggcgcattggacggactgggacgattatttatgttgttgcgctcccgcatgccgatcggcggctcggcgcgggctgtgggcgcggagcgactggcagcgagcgatatcaatatggccgactcacgcggcgcggcacgtggcagtggtcgttgccctcggccggctactacgatagtgcgtacaaacgaatactcaccgcgctcaaaggatgatttattttttatttttttcgaaacattctttgtcgttttactcgaaaactagcctgaatttttttttaaaaacacttgggttgtatttgtatgattttattagatgcgttggtaaagtatgatcagtacaaaaaataacaccttatatagtaGAAGATAGACCTAATCTCTTCTCTTGCATTAACGTtattagatcgtttcatccacgaagacgcgccccaccattcttccagTAATGTTTGTTTGTGTGTTATCGCATCGtatacacgctaaattatccatgagtgcacacgcacattacattaatgacgctcggattgctagGGTCAAACTCCCTGCACCCcacgcttccctcgaccaaaaattggtggggcgcgtcttcgtggatgaaataaTGCCAAATTAATGTTTCTTCTATTTCAGGTTATAAATGCGGCAGCATTTCTTTTCTTCATCGTTTACATCACAGGATTTAACGTTGCCAACTCTTGTAGTGAATACAGAAATTATGGTCAAGCAGGAGTGAACGTGGGCCTGGCTTTCGGGTTGATGAAATCGGCGATAGCCTTCACGTTTTCTGTGTTACTCTGCATTGGTGTCAACGAGGTAAGGTTCAaaatagagatatagagagatgccaactaatgcgctgagttgcaccacctaactttgacgttagccctcctgcacacgacgccgccaccgcgccgcacAGTGGTCAATTTTAAGAATTTAGgggtacttaattatattatatgGAATATCATGCTTAAAcgttaaatacttttattttatacataatttagGTATGTGAAAGTCATCCCTCAATGATTACGACTTCTGGTTCTTGTAACAAATTTAGAACTTCAGCTGACAAGGTGTTCTTATTATTCACGGTTATAGATCTCATATTAGACATGATGGGATCTGAAGATAGAAGCAGTATTTTAATGAGATCTTCATTGTTTAGTTGTCTGGTCATTTTTCTGGTGTCTTTATGGCGACTTTCTTGCGAGTCCTCTCCGAGCATGCCGATTGGTAGTATGAAATTGTCTATGATGTTTTTGCCGTGTACTAAAACTTTATGAACGGTTGGTGTCATAGAATACCAATTATAAAGATCAACATATTTCATAGCAGTGTCTTTGGCATATTCTCCGAATTTGAcgctatttattttgtaaccagAGATAAGGGTTTTTAAGATGATACCGAACCTCTCAATTAGATCGCTATTGATTCCGGTAATATTTGACGATATACTTACCCGGATTAGCAAAGAAGCATCTAGCAGTATTGCCATCATTGCTGTTCCCGAACCCAGGCTTAGGAACATCAACTAGCAAACCAAGTTACTCCTTGAATTGAGTTTGAATGTGTACTTTTCTTTCTGCTACAATTTTCTTGTTTATTTCGCCACGAGCTTGTTTAtttcttattgtattttttacgaaaTATGTAACAGACACTCATAAAATCCTATGAAGGCATGTGAAGGTGATATTTCGCAATTTTTTACTGTTTTGAGCTGATTTCAGCCACAATCTTGAAGTAATTGTACAAAAATTATGAATtgcattttgaaattttttttggtttgTTATGTTCAATTCTGATACTCCAATAGAGTCTAAAATAAAGTTGAACAATAAATCTTTGCTATTCTGGGACATCAGCTTCATCGGAggattttttgataataattcaaataattccaTGTTTTTGATAGCACTTCCATTGcctaaaaaattgaaaaaatcaaatgaaacTGCAAATTTCTGcaaataaaactgatatttttgaATAGGTAACACTTCAGCCTATGACCAAAtaacaaaagtttttatttctaattagTTCCTAAAAACGTATGTTCCTTTTTATCTGCTAAATTTGTATAAAACCGGTAGTCAAATTccctatttatttatgatatgaAAATCTGCCAGATTTTAAATTGTTAATATGAAAATAGAATGTACTGACCTTCACTAATTATCACCATTTTTTACTAAACTTACTATTGGATAGGTATTTAGcaaataacaaaagaaaactcGCACAAATCCGTCTATCTTAAAATAGAAATACTACAACACACAgattattaactttaaattaatgaatCTTAGGAACCGATAAGAGTACACTGATGATATTTCTTTATAATGTAAACAACTAACCTTAAAATAGAAATATCGTTTATTTTTCGGATTACCTGCACATTGATAAAGTTGAATTTTCTACCGCTAAAGTTTGAAAATTGACCACAgtgcgccgtcgccgcgccgctacactgttTATACGAgccgcgtgaacaccgctgccgcgccgccgccgcgccgctggcGAAATTATCAGGGCAGGAGCCCTtatccggtgttttttgtatggagtttgacagatttttgacgtttgtcaaagttaaagtaagatggtgcaacccagtctttgtgtcgcattagaaattcacacacacaaagtaatcaatgtgctcattatccactgcgttATGAGTACtgactcaacgttcgaataatctttagtaatatgcaagcaatgtaaacgtcgctgctgtctgtcatcaacatcattatcattgctttcacgagcaatgtgttgtGTTTTTGGACATACTAGTAATTATtactgcgacaccggccccgcccccttatCACACATCTCCCTTtggtttctgtgatctgtggttcaAAAGGTCAAGTATTTTATTATCAGTTCCATTATGAAGTTGACAACATCTCAATAACCAAAGCACATAAGAAGACATACCTACAGGGTttcccgtaatgcaacgtcaagccggaactgggttttgaggcaagttatgctggttatcagaaaaatataaaaaaaaaatctgtggcattttgtcaaaataataggcatttaaaaaaaaaacaaaaaaatctactcccggtgacggtctttttactcgtgctGCCACAAatattcactttttcaaaatttttttttgttatgtaacgcTGAATCtgcaccaagtcgagcaaaaaagcggcacggccgtaccatccttttctcgaagcaattcaggccattttcgaccgcctgtaacttcgttgtggataaaactagaaggctgaattttcattagctatgcaggcattgtaaagacacagtatatttaaaatttcattcaatttgaaccagtagtttaagaattataacgggtcaaagttacttaattttgtcactcactgactgactgactgactgactgactgactgactcaccgatcatcaaaattctaaggcacttctagcagacctagaagcttcaaatttggaataactaaaatatttgggggcacggtagtgcaaccgccaagtcgagtaaaatttttcaatttcggtccagttttctagatacataactgctgtctacaaaaagaaatgagatttgggggcacggtagtgcaaccgccaagtcgagtaaaatttttcaatttcggtccagttttctagatacataactgctgtctacaaaatacaaaaagaaatgagatcccattaaaaacaatacttgtcaaaaaaaccaagtctcgcaactcagttgttctacggtaaaaagttgtgagatccatgtaataccaagtccaggccaggaaatctttaacgttttacataaatatattgacttggccatcgcatgaaaacacgtgtaaattaaattatttagtgcgatgctTCTCTAaatgtggcaggccttttttgagtcaaattctattgcttatatcttagacgaactgaccacttgctaacagctatcctacgaacatttttgAGCTCTCGCTGGActtcgataccagtcaaatgacg
This genomic stretch from Ostrinia nubilalis chromosome 14, ilOstNubi1.1, whole genome shotgun sequence harbors:
- the LOC135078175 gene encoding uncharacterized protein LOC135078175, with product MCLKGNNCGMKLETGSLVFGIVASVINAAAFLFFIVYITGFNVANSCSEYRNYGQAGVNVGLAFGLMKSAIAFTFSVLLCIGVNEKKTAYVKAYFIYGVVVVVLLSLAAVGVVISLGNLIIGAMATAVIGVYALILHMINLTHQKMLAGEVYGAGGHRPLYNADC